Sequence from the Primulina huaijiensis isolate GDHJ02 chromosome 16, ASM1229523v2, whole genome shotgun sequence genome:
ATTTCactccatataaataatgtcgccagatcttcaaagcaaataccacggctgccaactcaagatcatgagtcggatagttcttttcataatccttcaattgacgagaagcataagcaataactttgcctcgctgcatcaacacAGCACCAAGACCTTTcttcgaagcatctgtatacaccACAAAGTCTTCAACTCTCTGAGGAAGTGCTAACACTGGAGCTGAAGTCAATTTGTCCTTCAATACTCGAAATGCTTGCTGACATTCATTAGTTCATTCAAACTTAACTGTCTTTCTCGTCAGAGTAGTAAGTGGCAAGGCTATTTTAGAGAAATCagcaataaaacgacgatagtaccctgctaacCCAAGGAAACTTCGTACCTCAGCAACTGTCAAGCAAATAGGCCACTTCTTGACTGCTTCAATCTTAGCCGGATCCACAGCAATTCCTTCCTTGGAAACAATATGACCTAAAAATGCAACTTGTTccagccaaaattcacacttcttgaatttagcatataattggTTGTCCCTCAACTGCTGTAACACGATCCTCAAATGCTCCTTATGTAAATCTCAAGTCTTTGAATAgattaaaacatcatcaatgaagacaataacgAAACTGTCCAACTATGGCTTGAAAACCcgattcataagatccataaatacagaaggagcattggttaatCCAAACGACACAACCAAAAACTCGTAGTGACCATACCTGGTTCGAAAAGCCGTCTTAGGTATGTCACACTCCTTtactttcaattgatggtaccctgaccgcaaatcaatcttggaaaatATAGTAgcaccttgcaactgatcaaaatgatcatcaattctgggcagaggatatttgttcttgatcgttactttgttgatctctcgaTAGTCAATACACAGTCTCAaggacccatctttcttcttcacaaataataccggtgcccCCCATGGAGATGAACTTGGTCTAATAAAGCCCTTATCTAATAACTCTTGCAATTGactcttcaattctttcatttcagttggGGCCATTCGGTAAGGGGCTTTAGAAATCGGTGCGGTACCTGGTACAATATCAATAACaaattccacctctctatcCGGTGGCAATCCCGGCACATCATCCGCAAAAACATCAAGATAATCCCTCACAATATCAATGTCGCTCATATTCCCACTCCCTTGTCTAGTTATATCCACCACCGATGCTAGAAACCCATGACAACCCTTAACCAACATCCGTTGCATTTGCaagcaagaaataaaagaaaggccAGGCGAAGTACCTAAACCCGTGAAGACCCTGCTATCACCATGTCCTAGAGGAAAATGCACTGTCTTGGCTACACAATCTATCACAGCTCGATAAGtagataaccaatccattcccaaaataacatcaaacTCAATCATGGGAATGACAATCAAATCAGCATTCAACAATTCCTCATCTACTTGAACAGGGCACGCTCGAATCACACTTGAAGAATGAATATAATCTCCCGAAGGAAACACAATAGAAAAGTGGACAATTTCACCAATAAGAGCAAGACCCAGAGAATGCATAAATTgctcagatataaaagaatgtgtggCGCCAGTATCAATAAGAGTAGTAGCTACCTTGCCTGAAATAAGAATGGTACCTGAAATGATTGACGAATCAGGATTAATTCTTTCCTTGGTCAAAGAGAAAACACGCCCCTGAACTCGGCCCTTGCCCGATGATTGAGTGCAATTGATCGCAATGTGCCCAACACCTCCACATCTATAACATTTGTTGCTTCCAACTAAGCACTCTCCTTTATGTGGTTTATGGCATTTAGGACATAAAGGCTTATCTGATTCAAATGTCACCGCAGGAGCTTTACCGCGATATTCTTCCTTTCCTTTTCACTTGTGTCCTCCTCTTCCTCCTTGAACTGAAGCTTGACCCGTTCGGACAAATTTTTGCCTCCTGAATTGTCTTTCTTTATCAATCTCTTTCTCATCATATTCGGCCATTAATGCTTTCTCAACAATCTCCTTGTAAGAATTACCCTTCGACATTCGAACATCTCTTCGAATCTCCCCTCTCAAACCCCGCATAAAATGCTCGGCTCTATCTTTGTCGTTGCTAGCAATGAAAGGAACAAAAAGACAACCTTCTTCAAACTTCAATATGTAATCATTCATGCTCATTGTCCCTTGCATTAGCTCCAAGAATTCTTTCACCTTGCGGGCTTTAACATCGCTAGGAAAGTACTTATCATAGAACAAATCTTTAAACTCATTCCATTTCAATGTTCATAAACATTAATCGTTACCTTGGTTGCTTCCCACCAAATTCTTGCAGTCTTGGTTAAGAGAAACACAGCACAACTCACTCGATCTTTATCATCAAAGTTAAGGTAATCAAAGATTGCCTCGACCGCCTTCACCCACTCCATCGCAATCAAAGGGTCCAGACTCTCTACAAATTCGGGTGGATTCATCTTCTTGAATTTATCATAAGCTCCCTCAACAACTCGTTCTTGAACTCGTTGATCACGGCCTTGGCCTATACCTTGAATCGGTAATTCCAATCGGAGAAGTTGCTGGATTTGTTCCCCATGCACTTTAGCTTGCTCATGAAGTAACCTATTAAACTCATCAACTACACTAGAGGAAGTACTATCTCGGTCTTCTCCGGCTCTCCTTCTAGTAGGTACTTCAGGAGCTTTTCTCTTGGGTGGCATTTTCCTATATTGCAtctcaatttaaaatcattttcaaaacaTATTACATGTAAAGCTTATCATCATACCAATACATCAATGAGATGCAGATAGATACATACCGAAGTGTCACAAGCATAGGAAGACATGTGCCAAATCATTGGTCCGAAAAACtgtaaggcctgaaatttgatatcacttttttgaactattattgttaatggaggcatgaggaaggaaatgaaaagtgaagaaatgtaATGGCAAGAAGCCTCGGACAGAAAAATTAGCGCCCTAGCGGTAGgaaacgaccgcccgagcgccagcgCATGCTAAGGGTAGCCTTCGAACAGAatatgccgcgcccgagcggtatatttcaaccgcccgagcgccgcctgaaatatATGAAAAGAGGACACGTAACTTAAACatgcaacttgatatatataaagtgCAATTCATTCATTCCTCCCTGAACAAGAAACGAGAAGAGCTCCTGGGAAACTacgagaaatccttacgccttttgtcttgtatatttgatttatgaaagatccgtccgtctgattttaaatctgacttcagtactgtgttcctatcgacgcaggcttcaactagacgtaagttttactacgttttgagatgatttgaaattatggtattgccagaatctgatatgattcttatataatgttcttgatatgttagacatcatataatcgaaaccggatttaAGAACtgataccgtatagaattgttatgaatttcagagttgatttgattgagatttgatatcagatttatattgttattgattatgagttgcgagcacggatatctgttgatttgtattgttgggtatagtgagattgtgcagttatgctatcgaaacagaatttgatttaattctgattatatgcAGTATTGAATTGATCGGTGTATCGATATTGTCATtgtcagattgagtattgacaggctttgagttcgagactttgacagaatcagattgacagaaagaaaggtataattcatgttgattcgggaagatataactcgaattagatctgatttgagtttcgcAAAATCaaatactagattgttacctttttatatattgatgctttgtttatagatttatattcaagcacttaagataggagagtcattggcagacttgccaagctagacgttcggtgatatcgacgcataggagcagaattgactccgattgtagacattcgatacagacatgaccgaagtctaggaataagacgtaccgtcaccccgattgggagggtaggtggcagactgtgacgtcttattcacaccgggatccctagagttagagtcgagtcaagatatgatttcaatttcatttgcatgctgacattgatttggtttcatagattatggaacctattgccgTTGATTCTGCTCATGagagtatgcttcatgatttatattctgtatatgcatgtgtaccatgttttatactgggatttgttctcaccggagtatccggctgtggttgtgtctgtatgtgtgcatgatcacaggtgggacaggatcagggtcgagacaaagatgagagatcgagatagactggagattacgggcgtagaagaagatttctagtggtttcttactagacatgtactacaaTGTGGTTTGTAGTTGGTATTGAAAACTAGTTGGTATGAATGTACTGAAATAAGACATGGATTTatgtttgttgaaataaaatggagacattacttgggtaggtttatttatatttgttttaatattaaaagtaaaattttgacccacattttctaacaaagatccaattaatcccaaaaagaattgagttagagcccgggtccccacaacaatgttgctctgataccattaaATGTAACACCCTTACCTCATGACATTAAACTATAAATACTATAATGCGGAAGCCTTATAAAAGATTtggagaaaaataataattaataaaattttggcaaaTTTTGCCCATAAATATAGACTTATCAAATATTCCCatgcaaacaaaataaatattatcacAATCAATCTTTCCAAAATACACATAGATCTCATCTCCATAATTACCAAGTTTTTGACAAAAGATGTGACataattttcttatttaaaacATGAACCAAGGTACAATACTcaaaaccattatttaattgtcaCATTATATCAAAACATTATTCTCCAAGCTTTGGCACATGCACCTTCCCTGCTTCAACGCTTCTATCGCTATTCTtttttatctgcatcacatgacataactggaatgagttaCAAAACTCAGTAAGTGGAACTTTcaataacaattacatatacaataGTGTAAAGAAAGGAATCATTACAATTGAACCATAGAAAATGCCATCGTTCagtggaatatatatatatatataacaattataagatggcATTATATCaaccatttctttcattttccttgtatggcattgataagtcatccgtcgatggtatacatgtacatttcagtcaaaatcagtcactGTACACGTTAAatgttgatcaacttccgtTATGTGGATTTAGAAGTGCTAGAAGCACCACCACTACCATATAACCATCAAGCCATAAAAAGAaccattgaatcattttatcaaacatgcGGTGTGCATGAATTAGAACTAGCTCCTTTCTTAGCAATTGGCAACACAATTTCTTTCCTTTTATCATAATAAATGAACCATTACATAGCAAGTATATAATCAATGTATTAAAGGAGCTAGGAACAATAACAACACcattcatcatatatatataggccatgagatgcattcaagggaaaattccacttactaccaaTAGAACTTGTTGTGATAACTTCTTGGTAGTTGATCCTACAACATAATATCAAGATTATACCATTAACTTCACATTATCAACATATAAACTATCATTCAAGCCTAAACCACAATTCCCTTCACTTCAACCAATATCCAAAAGATCAGTTTCCTTACCTTGATTACTTGCTCTCGAGGATATGAAGATCACACCTCCAACTTGAAGATTCAAactttggaaagaaaggaattTAGAAacgaaatgaagaaccctaccTTCCCAAGTCGATGGTTGCAAGAGGAATAAGTGAAATGGCAAAGTTATTGGCTTAAAAAAActcttaaaaatatgttttctacgccatagacacggaccccgtgccccccACCGTGTATAGGTCCGTGTATACTcggaaaaatacaaatttttgttgtcaagacccggaccccgtgCATGGGTCCGTGTCTGGGTCCGTGTGCCCTCGgtccaagggccaaaactgcactttttcttccgaattagccaaagtggtaaacaggaaagttgtagccctatgtcttttcttgaatctcCCATTGGTTttaggtcatttggaggtctgaataaaaatttatgcttattctaccaaaatgtgtcagtgcaggaacaacgaaacacacgacccacttcgggccacttttgactCATCTTCCTCAGCtaattgaacaaaactcaaaacttcAAAGTTGTAGCCTTggatcttagctttctaatgcaATTGGCCTCATTTCATTTGgaataatatacaaaaatttatgctaaaaaccacaactactgccatatttttcataccaTTTCTGCACCCCAattacctatttggctcaaaccATCCAAACCATCAATCCAACACCCAGCATTATACCTTCACAACAATAACAACTCCTCAAATACACAACCATCTACTAAACTATACCAAAACCATACATTAAATAACCATGAATACATTGCAATAACCATATTGATGCTATAACATGCAATACCAACACTTCCATCAACTATACTCATAAACCATAACAATAACCATGATCAATATTAACTTAACCATTTAGCCATAACACCAAACCATAGAATAATCATCATTGACAATAGAAGGATAAATGGTTGGGATATTACATCTCAAgacagttctcaaatgctcagcaatatcaattatattcttcgagtaaatcagaatatcatcgataaatataatcacgaaatcatcgagatatttctggaatattcagttcatcaaacccataaataccgCTAGAGCATTtattaaaccaaacggcatgacaataaactcataatgtccataccttgtTTTGAAAGCTGTcctcgagatatcagaatctctgactctcagctgatgatatccagatctcaaatcaatcttggaataaacagaagaacccagcaactgatcaaataaataatcgatacgaggcaaaggatatttattctttaccgtagccttgtttagttgccggtagtcaatgcaaagtctcattgacccatccttctttctaacaaacagtactggagcaccccaaggagaaacactcggtatGATGTACACCTTGGCAAGTAAATCTTCGAACtgctctttcaactctttcgATTCTATCGCtgccattctgtacggtgcTTTAGAAATAGGTGCTGTACCTGGTACaagttcaatgctgaagtctatctctctgactggaggcaaacctggaatctcatctggaaagacatcagcaaactcacataccactggcaaatctgtCAATGATGGGTTcgatttcagtacatctactgaatacacaaggaatccttctgctcctttctgtaataatcgagCCATAGACATagtagatatcaaaggaattctagctctagaacccttactgTAGAATTTTCATTCATCAGCTATgtctggtctgaatctcacaatctaatgaaaacaatctacggttgctctgtacttggtcagcatatcaataccgctaatacaatcaaaatcagataatccaagtacaatacaatctaactcaattgcatggccatcatactgtagcatacaatgtTTAACAGAATTCATTGATATCAAtcatgtccccaaaggagaagacacagatactacagcagataatgactcaacaggcaaagcatgcatcaatgcaaatcgctcagatataaatgtatgggatgcaccCATATCTATCAATAAATAAGCAGGgtaaccacaaagagaacagttacctgcaacaacaccATCTGGTGCTTCCTGTGCATGTTCCTCAGTCAATGCAAATACTCTGGCTTGCTGTTTAGTTTAGAAGGCTGGCTAACtatctggcttcctcctggcctcagCTGTGACGAAGTAGGGGCTGGCTAGAAATAGTGAACAGCAGATGATCTTCTCTCAGTCTGAGCTACTGATTCAGATGATTCGGCTCCCTGGGATCGTTATGGACAAACTCTGgtaaaatgtccctgctgtttACAGATGTTACAAacaccaaacactcctcggcattgCTCGGtaggatgtctccctccgcaggTCCTGCAATAAGCCCCGATACAACTCTGGCTGGAACCACTACAGCTAGAAGAATTGCTGctagacttcttaaactgttttcttctagctttcaactgatctttctttccactgcCACTACCACTCTCATATCTGGGATGGGGTTGTTGGACCTGAGTAGTAGATGGCtactgtggtctcggtgctggggcaacatacgaagctcctttccgccttatcaggccagcttcagctccctttgctctgttcaaggCCTCTGAAAAGTTGTTTGGTCTCccggtgttcaccaatgtaaaaatatcaggattcaacccattgatgaactgatcagcaacagcttcgtcattctcatcaacatgtggagcaaatcgcaataaggtagagaacttggccacatatttcTCAATATTTTACTGACCCTGCCTCAAATTagcaaactctgcacccttgtctttgctgtacgatactggaaagaatcgttgataaaattcagtcttaaaGATGTTCCATGTaatagtcgtacctcgatgctatAATGCCCTCTTTGTCGTGAGCCACCAATTCTTCGCAACATCATGCAATTGGTGTCCAATAAGTTTGAATCGGCGCTCATCGGTGTAATCCAATGACTCAAACAGCATTTCTATATCATCTAGCCAATTCTCACACTCAACTGacgtctcagtacccttcagagtcggcgGATGGAACGACTCAAATCTCTTCAACAtggtttccatcggtgttgctgtcacatccatcggattcgcagatgcactgccctgttctggaattcttcgaggaggtatatctgagtatcaaaagggttagcaatcataattgacaaatctgtctcagtccccttctgatcatcttacctctgatcaagaatcggttctgattcattctcagataatacaggttaccaatcaaatcagattatcaggtaaacatgtattaaagcaGTAAACATGCTAGTACACataagcaggaaagaaaactcaatctaccccgctcactagcttctatctcgggctaaaggaacctactgctctgataccacatgTTGTAGAGACCCGGATGCTAATAaacttcttaatcattctttgggattcATTTGGATCACTAATAAActttgggtctaaattttttttttatacaaatataaatgTGGAACATATgataatcaatctgatatacacATCAATAGTAaaggtacaagtcttgtactaaatacattcatatcaagctagggttcaacaactataCATCAAGTACCGAAACAAAATCTACATcaaagtccggaatcaccactctaatctcaATCTCttatcctcttctcgaccctgatcatgtctcacctgttgtcattcacacatacaaacacaacaatagccggataactccggtgagaaacatatcccagtataaacaatgtaacaagcaattcatataaaatatacgaaagcataaacatttagaaaacatgaatcgtaatctacgaaacatcaatcaatacaagtctgcaaatcaaactcttgactcgactaatctaatctagggatcccggctgaataagaacgcaacacctcacctactctccacagctagatggtggtacgttcttattcccagactttggtactctatatcgaatatctgcaatagaagccgatctgctcctaagcacatcgatataaacccaTGTCCAGTAACCT
This genomic interval carries:
- the LOC140961003 gene encoding uncharacterized protein gives rise to the protein MPPKRKAPEVPTRRRAGEDRDSTSSSVVDEFNRLLHEQAKVHGEQIQQLLRLELPIQGIGQGRDQRVQERVVEGAYDKFKKMNPPEFVESLDPLIAMEWVKAVEAIFDYLNFDDKDRVSCAVFLLTKTARIWWEATKYFPSDVKARKVKEFLELMQGTMSMNDYILKFEEGCLFVPFIASNDKDRAEHFMRGLRGEIRRDVRMSKGNSYKEIVEKALMAEYDEKEIDKERQFRRQKFVRTGQASVQGGRGGHKCGGVGHIAINCTQSSGKGRVQGRVFSLTKERINPDSSIISGTILISGKVATTLIDTGATHSFISEQFMHSLGLALIGEIVHFSIVFPSGDYIHSSSVIRACPVQVDEELLNADLIVIPMIEFDVILGMDWLSTYRAVIDCVAKTVHFPLGHGDSRVFTGLGTSPGLSFISCLQMQRMLVKGCHGFLASVVDITRQGSGNMSDIDIVRDYLDVFADDVPGLPPDREVEFVIDIVPGHIVSKEGIAVDPAKIEAVKKWPICLTVAEQAFRVLKDKLTSAPVLALPQRVEDFVVYTDASKKGLGAVLMQRDHKSLKYLFTQKELNMRQRRWLELVKDYDCTISYHPGKANVVADALSRKSGLQLGSMIPKPLLLDLQKSEIALVEEGTIARLSALVIRPTLIDRIKHEQQLDTLLLDLRAKAEKKGNSEFGLNSDGLITFQGCICVPIGDAIRRDVLTEAHTAPYSKVKIEHQRPAGLLQSLPIPQ